From Oncorhynchus kisutch isolate 150728-3 unplaced genomic scaffold, Okis_V2 scaffold2951, whole genome shotgun sequence, a single genomic window includes:
- the LOC116371135 gene encoding beta-1,3-galactosyltransferase 1-like isoform X1 → MDNGKQRLNLPETMGVCHNFWTQRPPPDAHDAQPLIAKQCSTDDSQKGADKTQLKKRRWCRNSCLCLFLFLVVMMTVVILEVDLKERISPSTTNPAANMSVAILAAPPPYVSRGPYHVQYPHEYSFILDEPEKCLEKNPFLVLMVPVAPYNREAREAVRRTWGSERQVLGKEVRLFFLLGLPSGEETEQLQEKVLQESKEHQDLLQSDFIDSYKNLTIKTMVMMEWLSSRCPNASYAMKIDSDMFLNVNTLVNMLLHAPTQNYQTGLVARRGAVLRDRNSKWYLPKEVFPEPVYPPYALGLGYVFTLDLPRKLVEASRHVKAVYIEDVYLGLCMRHLGIRPTDPPSGNLFQGYAGAQDRCHYMAVITTILDTPQELLDVWRNLHQPGPVCY, encoded by the exons ATGGACAACGGTAAACAGCGTCTTAATTTACCTGAAAC GATGGGGGTCTGCCACAACTTCTGGACCCAGCGCCCCCCACCTGACGCCCATGATGCCCAGCCCCTCATCGCTAAACAATG CAGTACTGATGATAGCCAGAAGGGGGCAGACAAGACACAGCTCAAAAAGAGACGCTGGTGTCGCAACAGCTGCCTTTGCCTGTTTCTGTTCCTGGTCGTGATGATGACTGTGGTCATCCTGGAAGTTGACCTCAAAGAACGGATCTCACCTTCAACAACCAATCCAGCAGCAAACATGTCAGTTGCGATTCTGGCTGCCCCTCCCCCGTACGTGTCCCGAGGACCGTACCATGTACAATACCCACATGAGTACTCCTTCATCCTGGATGAGCCAGAGAAATGCCTTGAGAAGAACCCCTTCCTGGTTCTGATGGTGCCAGTGGCGCCCTATAACAGGGAGGCCCGTGAGGCCGTCCGCAGGACTTGGGGCAGTGAGAGGCAGGTACTGGGCAAAGAGGTCCGTCTGTTCTTCCTGCTGGGACTGCccagtggagaggagacagagcagCTCCAGGAGAAGGTGCTGCAGGAGAGCAAAGAGCACCAGGATCTGCTGCAGAGCGACTtcatagacagctacaaaaaccTGACCATCAAGACCATGGTGATGATGGAGTGGCTGAGCTCTCGCTGCCCCAACGCCTCCTACGCCATGAAGATCGACTCAGACATGTTCCTCAACGTGAACACCTTGGTCAACATGCTGCTTCACGCTCCAACGCAGAACTACCAGACTGGACTAGTGGCCCGACGGGGCGCTGTTCTAAGAGACCGTAACTCCAAATGGTACCTTCCAAAGGAGGTGTTTCCTGAACCGGTATATCCACCTTATGCTCTGGGCCTGGGCTATGTCTTCACCTTAGACCTCCCCAGGAAGCTGGTGGAGGCGTCCAGGCATGTTAAAGCCGTCTACATAGAGGATGTGTATCTGGGACTGTGTATGAGACACCTGGGCATCCGGCCTACTGACCCCCCCAGTGGAAACCTTTTTCAGGGGTATGCAGGAGCCCAGGACCGCTGTCACTACATGGCTGTTATCACGACCATCCTCGACACTCCTCAGGAGCTTCTGGACGTATGGAGAAACTTGCACCAACCTGGGCCTGTCTGTTATTGA
- the LOC116371135 gene encoding beta-1,3-galactosyltransferase 1-like isoform X3 has protein sequence MDNGKQRLNLPETMGVCHNFWTQRPPPDAHDAQPLIAKQCSTDDSQKGADKTQLKKRRWCRNSCLCLFLFLVVMMTVVILEVDLKERISPSTTNPAANVSRGPYHVQYPHEYSFILDEPEKCLEKNPFLVLMVPVAPYNREAREAVRRTWGSERQVLGKEVRLFFLLGLPSGEETEQLQEKVLQESKEHQDLLQSDFIDSYKNLTIKTMVMMEWLSSRCPNASYAMKIDSDMFLNVNTLVNMLLHAPTQNYQTGLVARRGAVLRDRNSKWYLPKEVFPEPVYPPYALGLGYVFTLDLPRKLVEASRHVKAVYIEDVYLGLCMRHLGIRPTDPPSGNLFQGYAGAQDRCHYMAVITTILDTPQELLDVWRNLHQPGPVCY, from the exons ATGGACAACGGTAAACAGCGTCTTAATTTACCTGAAAC GATGGGGGTCTGCCACAACTTCTGGACCCAGCGCCCCCCACCTGACGCCCATGATGCCCAGCCCCTCATCGCTAAACAATG CAGTACTGATGATAGCCAGAAGGGGGCAGACAAGACACAGCTCAAAAAGAGACGCTGGTGTCGCAACAGCTGCCTTTGCCTGTTTCTGTTCCTGGTCGTGATGATGACTGTGGTCATCCTGGAAGTTGACCTCAAAGAACGGATCTCACCTTCAACAACCAATCCAGCAGCAAAC GTGTCCCGAGGACCGTACCATGTACAATACCCACATGAGTACTCCTTCATCCTGGATGAGCCAGAGAAATGCCTTGAGAAGAACCCCTTCCTGGTTCTGATGGTGCCAGTGGCGCCCTATAACAGGGAGGCCCGTGAGGCCGTCCGCAGGACTTGGGGCAGTGAGAGGCAGGTACTGGGCAAAGAGGTCCGTCTGTTCTTCCTGCTGGGACTGCccagtggagaggagacagagcagCTCCAGGAGAAGGTGCTGCAGGAGAGCAAAGAGCACCAGGATCTGCTGCAGAGCGACTtcatagacagctacaaaaaccTGACCATCAAGACCATGGTGATGATGGAGTGGCTGAGCTCTCGCTGCCCCAACGCCTCCTACGCCATGAAGATCGACTCAGACATGTTCCTCAACGTGAACACCTTGGTCAACATGCTGCTTCACGCTCCAACGCAGAACTACCAGACTGGACTAGTGGCCCGACGGGGCGCTGTTCTAAGAGACCGTAACTCCAAATGGTACCTTCCAAAGGAGGTGTTTCCTGAACCGGTATATCCACCTTATGCTCTGGGCCTGGGCTATGTCTTCACCTTAGACCTCCCCAGGAAGCTGGTGGAGGCGTCCAGGCATGTTAAAGCCGTCTACATAGAGGATGTGTATCTGGGACTGTGTATGAGACACCTGGGCATCCGGCCTACTGACCCCCCCAGTGGAAACCTTTTTCAGGGGTATGCAGGAGCCCAGGACCGCTGTCACTACATGGCTGTTATCACGACCATCCTCGACACTCCTCAGGAGCTTCTGGACGTATGGAGAAACTTGCACCAACCTGGGCCTGTCTGTTATTGA
- the LOC116371135 gene encoding beta-1,3-galactosyltransferase 1-like isoform X2 → MDNGKQRLNLPETMGVCHNFWTQRPPPDAHDAQPLIAKQCTDDSQKGADKTQLKKRRWCRNSCLCLFLFLVVMMTVVILEVDLKERISPSTTNPAANMSVAILAAPPPYVSRGPYHVQYPHEYSFILDEPEKCLEKNPFLVLMVPVAPYNREAREAVRRTWGSERQVLGKEVRLFFLLGLPSGEETEQLQEKVLQESKEHQDLLQSDFIDSYKNLTIKTMVMMEWLSSRCPNASYAMKIDSDMFLNVNTLVNMLLHAPTQNYQTGLVARRGAVLRDRNSKWYLPKEVFPEPVYPPYALGLGYVFTLDLPRKLVEASRHVKAVYIEDVYLGLCMRHLGIRPTDPPSGNLFQGYAGAQDRCHYMAVITTILDTPQELLDVWRNLHQPGPVCY, encoded by the exons ATGGACAACGGTAAACAGCGTCTTAATTTACCTGAAAC GATGGGGGTCTGCCACAACTTCTGGACCCAGCGCCCCCCACCTGACGCCCATGATGCCCAGCCCCTCATCGCTAAACAATG TACTGATGATAGCCAGAAGGGGGCAGACAAGACACAGCTCAAAAAGAGACGCTGGTGTCGCAACAGCTGCCTTTGCCTGTTTCTGTTCCTGGTCGTGATGATGACTGTGGTCATCCTGGAAGTTGACCTCAAAGAACGGATCTCACCTTCAACAACCAATCCAGCAGCAAACATGTCAGTTGCGATTCTGGCTGCCCCTCCCCCGTACGTGTCCCGAGGACCGTACCATGTACAATACCCACATGAGTACTCCTTCATCCTGGATGAGCCAGAGAAATGCCTTGAGAAGAACCCCTTCCTGGTTCTGATGGTGCCAGTGGCGCCCTATAACAGGGAGGCCCGTGAGGCCGTCCGCAGGACTTGGGGCAGTGAGAGGCAGGTACTGGGCAAAGAGGTCCGTCTGTTCTTCCTGCTGGGACTGCccagtggagaggagacagagcagCTCCAGGAGAAGGTGCTGCAGGAGAGCAAAGAGCACCAGGATCTGCTGCAGAGCGACTtcatagacagctacaaaaaccTGACCATCAAGACCATGGTGATGATGGAGTGGCTGAGCTCTCGCTGCCCCAACGCCTCCTACGCCATGAAGATCGACTCAGACATGTTCCTCAACGTGAACACCTTGGTCAACATGCTGCTTCACGCTCCAACGCAGAACTACCAGACTGGACTAGTGGCCCGACGGGGCGCTGTTCTAAGAGACCGTAACTCCAAATGGTACCTTCCAAAGGAGGTGTTTCCTGAACCGGTATATCCACCTTATGCTCTGGGCCTGGGCTATGTCTTCACCTTAGACCTCCCCAGGAAGCTGGTGGAGGCGTCCAGGCATGTTAAAGCCGTCTACATAGAGGATGTGTATCTGGGACTGTGTATGAGACACCTGGGCATCCGGCCTACTGACCCCCCCAGTGGAAACCTTTTTCAGGGGTATGCAGGAGCCCAGGACCGCTGTCACTACATGGCTGTTATCACGACCATCCTCGACACTCCTCAGGAGCTTCTGGACGTATGGAGAAACTTGCACCAACCTGGGCCTGTCTGTTATTGA
- the LOC116371135 gene encoding beta-1,3-galactosyltransferase 1-like isoform X4 gives MGVCHNFWTQRPPPDAHDAQPLIAKQCSTDDSQKGADKTQLKKRRWCRNSCLCLFLFLVVMMTVVILEVDLKERISPSTTNPAANMSVAILAAPPPYVSRGPYHVQYPHEYSFILDEPEKCLEKNPFLVLMVPVAPYNREAREAVRRTWGSERQVLGKEVRLFFLLGLPSGEETEQLQEKVLQESKEHQDLLQSDFIDSYKNLTIKTMVMMEWLSSRCPNASYAMKIDSDMFLNVNTLVNMLLHAPTQNYQTGLVARRGAVLRDRNSKWYLPKEVFPEPVYPPYALGLGYVFTLDLPRKLVEASRHVKAVYIEDVYLGLCMRHLGIRPTDPPSGNLFQGYAGAQDRCHYMAVITTILDTPQELLDVWRNLHQPGPVCY, from the exons ATGGGGGTCTGCCACAACTTCTGGACCCAGCGCCCCCCACCTGACGCCCATGATGCCCAGCCCCTCATCGCTAAACAATG CAGTACTGATGATAGCCAGAAGGGGGCAGACAAGACACAGCTCAAAAAGAGACGCTGGTGTCGCAACAGCTGCCTTTGCCTGTTTCTGTTCCTGGTCGTGATGATGACTGTGGTCATCCTGGAAGTTGACCTCAAAGAACGGATCTCACCTTCAACAACCAATCCAGCAGCAAACATGTCAGTTGCGATTCTGGCTGCCCCTCCCCCGTACGTGTCCCGAGGACCGTACCATGTACAATACCCACATGAGTACTCCTTCATCCTGGATGAGCCAGAGAAATGCCTTGAGAAGAACCCCTTCCTGGTTCTGATGGTGCCAGTGGCGCCCTATAACAGGGAGGCCCGTGAGGCCGTCCGCAGGACTTGGGGCAGTGAGAGGCAGGTACTGGGCAAAGAGGTCCGTCTGTTCTTCCTGCTGGGACTGCccagtggagaggagacagagcagCTCCAGGAGAAGGTGCTGCAGGAGAGCAAAGAGCACCAGGATCTGCTGCAGAGCGACTtcatagacagctacaaaaaccTGACCATCAAGACCATGGTGATGATGGAGTGGCTGAGCTCTCGCTGCCCCAACGCCTCCTACGCCATGAAGATCGACTCAGACATGTTCCTCAACGTGAACACCTTGGTCAACATGCTGCTTCACGCTCCAACGCAGAACTACCAGACTGGACTAGTGGCCCGACGGGGCGCTGTTCTAAGAGACCGTAACTCCAAATGGTACCTTCCAAAGGAGGTGTTTCCTGAACCGGTATATCCACCTTATGCTCTGGGCCTGGGCTATGTCTTCACCTTAGACCTCCCCAGGAAGCTGGTGGAGGCGTCCAGGCATGTTAAAGCCGTCTACATAGAGGATGTGTATCTGGGACTGTGTATGAGACACCTGGGCATCCGGCCTACTGACCCCCCCAGTGGAAACCTTTTTCAGGGGTATGCAGGAGCCCAGGACCGCTGTCACTACATGGCTGTTATCACGACCATCCTCGACACTCCTCAGGAGCTTCTGGACGTATGGAGAAACTTGCACCAACCTGGGCCTGTCTGTTATTGA
- the LOC116371134 gene encoding beta-1,3-galactosyltransferase 1-like isoform X2 — MMGVCHNFWTQRPPPDAHDAQPLIAKQCTDDSQKGADKTQVKKRRWCRNSCLCLFLFLVVMMTVVILEVDLKERISPSTTNPAANVSRGPYHVQYPHEYSFILDETEKCREQNPFLVLMVPVAPYNREAREAVRRTWGSERQVLGKEVRLFFLLGLPSGEETEQLQEKVLQESKEHQDLLQSDFIDSYKNLTIKTMVMMEWLSSRCPNASYAMKIDSDMFLNVNTLVNMLLHAPTQNYQTGLVARRGAVLRDRNSKWYLPKEVFPEPVYPPYALGLGYVFTLDLPRKLVEASRHVKAVYIEDVYLGLCMRHLGIRPTDPPSGNLFQGYAGAQDRCHYMAVITTILDTPQELLDVWRNLHQPGPVCY; from the exons ATGATGGGGGTCTGCCACAACTTCTGGACCCAGCGCCCCCCACCTGACGCCCATGATGCCCAGCCCCTCATCGCTAAACAATG TACTGATGATAGCCAGAAGGGGGCAGACAAGACACAGGTCAAAAAGAGACGCTGGTGTCGCAACAGCTGCCTTTGCCTGTTTCTGTTCCTCGTCGTGATGATGACTGTGGTCATCCTGGAAGTTGACCTCAAAGAACGGATCTCACCTTCAACAACCAATCCAGCAGCAAACGTGTCCCGAGGACCGTACCATGTACAATACCCACATGAGTACTCCTTCATCCTGGATGAGACAGAGAAATGTCGGGAGCAGAACCCCTTCCTGGTTCTGATGGTGCCAGTGGCGCCCTATAACAGGGAGGCCCGTGAGGCCGTCCGCAGGACTTGGGGCAGTGAGAGGCAGGTACTGGGCAAAGAGGTCCGTCTGTTCTTCCTGCTGGGACTGCccagtggagaggagacagagcagCTCCAGGAGAAGGTGCTGCAGGAGAGCAAAGAGCACCAGGATCTGCTGCAGAGCGACTtcatagacagctacaaaaaccTGACCATCAAGACCATGGTGATGATGGAGTGGCTGAGCTCTCGCTGCCCCAACGCCTCCTACGCCATGAAGATCGACTCAGACATGTTCCTCAACGTGAACACCTTGGTCAACATGCTGCTTCACGCTCCAACGCAGAACTACCAGACTGGACTAGTGGCCCGACGGGGCGCTGTTCTAAGAGACCGTAACTCCAAATGGTACCTTCCAAAGGAGGTGTTTCCTGAACCGGTATATCCACCTTATGCTCTGGGCCTGGGCTATGTCTTCACCTTAGACCTCCCCAGGAAGCTGGTGGAGGCGTCCAGGCATGTTAAAGCCGTCTACATAGAGGATGTGTATCTGGGACTGTGTATGAGACACCTGGGCATCCGGCCTACTGACCCCCCCAGTGGAAACCTTTTTCAGGGGTATGCAGGAGCCCAGGACCGCTGTCACTACATGGCTGTTATCACGACCATCCTCGACACTCCTCAGGAGCTTCTGGACGTATGGAGAAACTTGCACCAACCTGGGCCTGTCTGTTATTGA
- the LOC116371135 gene encoding beta-1,3-galactosyltransferase 1-like isoform X5, with protein MGVCHNFWTQRPPPDAHDAQPLIAKQCTDDSQKGADKTQLKKRRWCRNSCLCLFLFLVVMMTVVILEVDLKERISPSTTNPAANMSVAILAAPPPYVSRGPYHVQYPHEYSFILDEPEKCLEKNPFLVLMVPVAPYNREAREAVRRTWGSERQVLGKEVRLFFLLGLPSGEETEQLQEKVLQESKEHQDLLQSDFIDSYKNLTIKTMVMMEWLSSRCPNASYAMKIDSDMFLNVNTLVNMLLHAPTQNYQTGLVARRGAVLRDRNSKWYLPKEVFPEPVYPPYALGLGYVFTLDLPRKLVEASRHVKAVYIEDVYLGLCMRHLGIRPTDPPSGNLFQGYAGAQDRCHYMAVITTILDTPQELLDVWRNLHQPGPVCY; from the exons ATGGGGGTCTGCCACAACTTCTGGACCCAGCGCCCCCCACCTGACGCCCATGATGCCCAGCCCCTCATCGCTAAACAATG TACTGATGATAGCCAGAAGGGGGCAGACAAGACACAGCTCAAAAAGAGACGCTGGTGTCGCAACAGCTGCCTTTGCCTGTTTCTGTTCCTGGTCGTGATGATGACTGTGGTCATCCTGGAAGTTGACCTCAAAGAACGGATCTCACCTTCAACAACCAATCCAGCAGCAAACATGTCAGTTGCGATTCTGGCTGCCCCTCCCCCGTACGTGTCCCGAGGACCGTACCATGTACAATACCCACATGAGTACTCCTTCATCCTGGATGAGCCAGAGAAATGCCTTGAGAAGAACCCCTTCCTGGTTCTGATGGTGCCAGTGGCGCCCTATAACAGGGAGGCCCGTGAGGCCGTCCGCAGGACTTGGGGCAGTGAGAGGCAGGTACTGGGCAAAGAGGTCCGTCTGTTCTTCCTGCTGGGACTGCccagtggagaggagacagagcagCTCCAGGAGAAGGTGCTGCAGGAGAGCAAAGAGCACCAGGATCTGCTGCAGAGCGACTtcatagacagctacaaaaaccTGACCATCAAGACCATGGTGATGATGGAGTGGCTGAGCTCTCGCTGCCCCAACGCCTCCTACGCCATGAAGATCGACTCAGACATGTTCCTCAACGTGAACACCTTGGTCAACATGCTGCTTCACGCTCCAACGCAGAACTACCAGACTGGACTAGTGGCCCGACGGGGCGCTGTTCTAAGAGACCGTAACTCCAAATGGTACCTTCCAAAGGAGGTGTTTCCTGAACCGGTATATCCACCTTATGCTCTGGGCCTGGGCTATGTCTTCACCTTAGACCTCCCCAGGAAGCTGGTGGAGGCGTCCAGGCATGTTAAAGCCGTCTACATAGAGGATGTGTATCTGGGACTGTGTATGAGACACCTGGGCATCCGGCCTACTGACCCCCCCAGTGGAAACCTTTTTCAGGGGTATGCAGGAGCCCAGGACCGCTGTCACTACATGGCTGTTATCACGACCATCCTCGACACTCCTCAGGAGCTTCTGGACGTATGGAGAAACTTGCACCAACCTGGGCCTGTCTGTTATTGA
- the LOC116371134 gene encoding beta-1,3-galactosyltransferase 1-like isoform X1, whose product MMGVCHNFWTQRPPPDAHDAQPLIAKQCSTDDSQKGADKTQVKKRRWCRNSCLCLFLFLVVMMTVVILEVDLKERISPSTTNPAANVSRGPYHVQYPHEYSFILDETEKCREQNPFLVLMVPVAPYNREAREAVRRTWGSERQVLGKEVRLFFLLGLPSGEETEQLQEKVLQESKEHQDLLQSDFIDSYKNLTIKTMVMMEWLSSRCPNASYAMKIDSDMFLNVNTLVNMLLHAPTQNYQTGLVARRGAVLRDRNSKWYLPKEVFPEPVYPPYALGLGYVFTLDLPRKLVEASRHVKAVYIEDVYLGLCMRHLGIRPTDPPSGNLFQGYAGAQDRCHYMAVITTILDTPQELLDVWRNLHQPGPVCY is encoded by the exons ATGATGGGGGTCTGCCACAACTTCTGGACCCAGCGCCCCCCACCTGACGCCCATGATGCCCAGCCCCTCATCGCTAAACAATG CAGTACTGATGATAGCCAGAAGGGGGCAGACAAGACACAGGTCAAAAAGAGACGCTGGTGTCGCAACAGCTGCCTTTGCCTGTTTCTGTTCCTCGTCGTGATGATGACTGTGGTCATCCTGGAAGTTGACCTCAAAGAACGGATCTCACCTTCAACAACCAATCCAGCAGCAAACGTGTCCCGAGGACCGTACCATGTACAATACCCACATGAGTACTCCTTCATCCTGGATGAGACAGAGAAATGTCGGGAGCAGAACCCCTTCCTGGTTCTGATGGTGCCAGTGGCGCCCTATAACAGGGAGGCCCGTGAGGCCGTCCGCAGGACTTGGGGCAGTGAGAGGCAGGTACTGGGCAAAGAGGTCCGTCTGTTCTTCCTGCTGGGACTGCccagtggagaggagacagagcagCTCCAGGAGAAGGTGCTGCAGGAGAGCAAAGAGCACCAGGATCTGCTGCAGAGCGACTtcatagacagctacaaaaaccTGACCATCAAGACCATGGTGATGATGGAGTGGCTGAGCTCTCGCTGCCCCAACGCCTCCTACGCCATGAAGATCGACTCAGACATGTTCCTCAACGTGAACACCTTGGTCAACATGCTGCTTCACGCTCCAACGCAGAACTACCAGACTGGACTAGTGGCCCGACGGGGCGCTGTTCTAAGAGACCGTAACTCCAAATGGTACCTTCCAAAGGAGGTGTTTCCTGAACCGGTATATCCACCTTATGCTCTGGGCCTGGGCTATGTCTTCACCTTAGACCTCCCCAGGAAGCTGGTGGAGGCGTCCAGGCATGTTAAAGCCGTCTACATAGAGGATGTGTATCTGGGACTGTGTATGAGACACCTGGGCATCCGGCCTACTGACCCCCCCAGTGGAAACCTTTTTCAGGGGTATGCAGGAGCCCAGGACCGCTGTCACTACATGGCTGTTATCACGACCATCCTCGACACTCCTCAGGAGCTTCTGGACGTATGGAGAAACTTGCACCAACCTGGGCCTGTCTGTTATTGA